Proteins encoded in a region of the Triticum dicoccoides isolate Atlit2015 ecotype Zavitan chromosome 3A, WEW_v2.0, whole genome shotgun sequence genome:
- the LOC119273113 gene encoding dirigent protein 22-like, with the protein MQTHITPAKHQLLNRKTMAFDALFFVLLALATMQPQTASSEKETHLKVYWHDVVSGPDPTSVPVGQAATTNTSKTAFGMVVVIDDPLTEGPGLNSSRPMGRAQGTYIAAGKDQLALLMNMNFVFTAGKYNGSSVAIMGRNAVFTKVREMAVIGGTGAFRWARGYAQARTHTLDLKTGDATVEYNIFIRH; encoded by the exons ATGCAG ACGCACATCACACCAGCAAAACACCAACTACTCAACAGAAAAACCATGGCCTTTGACGcgctcttcttcgtcctcctcgcCCTGGCCACCATGCAGCCGCAGACCGCATCGTCTGAGAAGGAGACGCACCTCAAGGTGTACTGGCACGACGTGGTGAGCGGACCGGACCCGACGTCGGTTCCGGTGGGGCAAGCGGCGACGACCAACACCTCCAAGACAGCCTTCGGCATGGTTGTGGTCATCGACGACCCGCTCACTGAGGGCCCCGGCCTCAACTCGTCCAGGCCCATGGGCCGCGCCCAGGGCACGTACATCGCCGCCGGCAAGGACCAGCTCGCGCTGCTCATGAACATGAACTTCGTCTTCACCGCTGGCAAGTACAACGGCAGCAGCGTCGCAATTATGGGTCGCAACGCTGTGTTCACAAAGGTACGTGAGATGGCTGTCATCGGCGGTACAGGCGCTTTCAGGTGGGCCCGCGGGTACGCGCAGGCCAGAACACACACCTTGGACCTCAAGACCGGCGACGCCACCGTCGAGTACAACATATTCATCAGGCACTAG